The DNA segment TGCAGAGATAGGTACACCTGAGACATCGGATCCACTCCCCAAGCCCCTCGCAGTCCTTCATGCCGCCTCCCCAAGACGAACAAGAATTTGTGTCCGCCACTGAAATTCATGACATTAAACCACAACATCTTGTGCAAGTCAATGGAAAAGTAACCCGGGTCACCAGATTCCTGCAAGCCCTTCCCGGAGAAGAGTTTTTCCTGTGAATTTCGTGTCAGCCGATTGTTGGGGGCACCAGGGGCACCAGTGCCCTTTTCTGTTCACTCCCGAAAGGTATTCGCCCAAACTGGGCCGGAAAAGAAGAAGTCTTTTATTATAAAGGAAAAACGCGGGGTTTTGCCATTCTCGCCGAAGCGGGTCAACCCGCGGGGCAGGGGAAGGCCCCGGGCTCTCCCTTGGGGGAGTCCGTCCGGTAATGGGCCCCCACGGACTCCTTCCGCTTGAGCGCCCCCCGGGTGATGAGCAGGGCGGTCTCGAGCATGTTCTTCAGCTCCAGCTCCCGGCGGGTGGCGTAGGTGTTGGTAAGGATGAACTCCCACAGGGCAAGCTCATCGAGGGCGTGCGTGAGGGATTCTCCGCAGCGGATGATGCCCACCTTCTCCCACATGAGCCTCCGGAGCCTTCCCCGTATCTCGTCGTGCTGGGGGATTGTGCGCACCGGGGCGGACAGCTCCAGGGGCGGCTCGGGCGCCGTGGCATTGGACTTCACCGCCGAGGCCCCGGCCCGGGCGCCGTAGACCAGGCCCTCCAGGAGGCTGTTGCTGGCCAGGCGGTTGGCCCCGTGGATGCCGGTGCAGGCGACCTCGCCGGCGGCCAGGAGGCCCTGCGCCGTGGTGGCCCCCTGGGTGTCGGTGCGCACCCCGCCCATCATGTAATGGGCGGCGGGGCTTACGGGGATGAGGTCGCCGGTGATGTCCACGTCGTAGGTGAGGCAGGTGGAGTAGATGCGGGGAAAGCGCTCCTTTACGAAGCCCGCGTCGTGGTGCCTGAGGTCCAGGTACACATGGCTCGTCCTGGTGCTGGGATGAAACTGGACGAACTCCATGTGCTTCATCTCCGCCCCCGCCCGGTGGGCCGCGGCCATCCCGTCGGCGGTGGCCACCGGCGGGTTGGTGGTTATGGAGTAGATCTGCCCCCCGCCCCCGGTGGCAAGGACGGTGGCCCGGGCCAGGACGGCCCGCACCTTCCGGTCCCTGAGGACGTACGCCCCCAGGCACACCCCGCGGGAGACGACCAGGTCCACGAGCATGGCAAAGGGATACCGCCGCACGGTGGAGAAGGTGCTGGCCTTCCCGATGAGGACCCTCACCAGCTCCCGCCCGGTGGCGTCCCCGTGGGCGTGAAGCACGCGCTTGCGCGAGTGGGCGGCCTCCAGGGTGAAGGCCAGCTTGGTCCCCTCCCGGTCGAACTCGGCCCCCCAGGAGATGAGCTCCTGGATGCGCCCGGGCCCCTCCTCCACCAGGATGCGGACGGCCTCCTCGTCCGAGAGGCCCGCCCCCGCCCTGATGGTGTCCCGGTAGTGGATTCCCACCCGGTCCTCGTCCGAGAGGGCCACGGCCACCCCGCCCTGGGCGTACTCCGAGGAGCTTTCGGTGGGAATGTCCTTGGTCACCACGAGGACCTCCCCATGGGGGGCAAGCTCGATGGCCGCCCTCAGGCCGGCCACCCCGCCCCCTATGACCAGGAAATCGACATATTCCTTCTGCACGTTTACCCCCGCCTGAAGGAGGAAGAAGCCCCCGGGGTCACGGACCCCTTTTTGACCTCCACCTGCACGGTGTCCGTCCTTTCATGGGTATAAAGCATTTTCGACGTTACGTCGCTGCGGGCCGAGCCCGAGAAGCCAGAAGCTCGTTAAAGTCCCGGATGAAGGGGAACTCCGCGGACACCCGGGGGCCCTCCCGGGAGCTGGCCCGGCCCTTCAAAAGGAGATACCTGACACCATAGTCCCGGGCCGCGCGAAGGATGGTCTCGCTGTCGTCGACGAAGAGGGAGCGCTCCTTCTGGAAACCCACCCTCTTCTCCGCCCGCCGCCAGAACTCCTGTTGCTCCTTGGGGGCGCCTATCTCGTTGGAGGTGACGACCGAGTCGAAGTAATGCCCGATGCCGGTCTTTCGAAACTTGAGGTCCACGGACTTGTAATGGGCGTTGGTCAGAAGATGGACGTGCTTGCCCTCGCGCTTCATCGCCGCGAGGAAATTCTCCACGTGGGGGTGCACCTCGATGAGGTGGCGAATCTGCTCCTTGAGGGCGGGAATGTCCAGGTCGAGCTCCCGGCTCCAGAAATCCACGTCCGTCCACTTGAGCGTCCTCTCGTGCCGCCTGTAGGTGGAAAGCAGTATCTCCCTGGCCCGGCCGAAGGTCATGTCGTGCTTCTCGGCATACCTCTCGGGGACCAGGTGCTCCCAGAAATAGTCGTCGAAGTAGCGGTCCAGAAGAGTGCCGTCCAGGTCCAGAAGTATCCAGTCTATCTCCCGAAGAGGAATCTCCTTCACTGTTTTCCCCCGAAGGCATGGAATTTCCTATTTTAAAACCTCCACGCCCCAAAGGCAACGGCGCAGGCGCGGCCTGCAGCGGCAGGCTCGGCCTGCCCCGGCTTAACATTGAAATGTCTTTCGTCATTGATAAGGAAAGCGAACCGTCAAGGTTGTTAAAGAGGGGTCCGTGACCCCAGGCTCGGCCTGCCCCGGCTTAACATTGAAATGTCTTTCGCCATTGATAAGGAAAGCGAACCGTCAAGGTTGTTAAAGAGGGGTCCGTGACCCCAGGCTCGGCCTGCTGCGATTTAACATCGAAATGCCTTTAGCCCTTGAAAAGACCATACTGGTTACAACGGGTTTAAAAAGGGGGTTGGCCCCCCTCGAAGGCTTTGTAGAGGCCCCGCACCACCTCGGCCATACGGGCGTAGTCCAGTGTATCGGGCGTGTCCCCCGGGGCATGGTAATAGGGGTTGCGGTAAAAGGCGGTGTCGGTCACCATGAAGGCCCTGTAGCCGTTCTTCCAGAAGGAGTAGTGGTCGGAGAAATCCACCCCGGGGACGGCCCGGACGGCGTTCAGGCATTCGGCGGGCAGGGCGCAGTGCTCGGCGAAGAGGGCCTTCATCTGCCTGGTGAAGCGCCGGGAGGCCACGTCCCCCACGAAGGCGATGAAGTCCCCCTGCCGGGGAAAGAAGAGCCTGAAGAGCCGGAGGGGATAGAACTGGCAGCCCTTCAGGTGGCAGTAATACCCTATCATCTCCAGCGATACCATCCCCAGGACCGGGGCCGCCTCTTCCCTGAGGCTTTGGGCGTAGGCCATGCTCCCCATCCGGCTTGAGCGAAAGACCGGCGGCTCCTCGAGAGAGAACCCCACAAAGCGCATGGCCCTTCGGAGGGGCCGCTCCGCCGTCAGGCGGGCCAGCTCCAGCA comes from the Nitrospirota bacterium genome and includes:
- a CDS encoding FAD-binding protein, which produces MQKEYVDFLVIGGGVAGLRAAIELAPHGEVLVVTKDIPTESSSEYAQGGVAVALSDEDRVGIHYRDTIRAGAGLSDEEAVRILVEEGPGRIQELISWGAEFDREGTKLAFTLEAAHSRKRVLHAHGDATGRELVRVLIGKASTFSTVRRYPFAMLVDLVVSRGVCLGAYVLRDRKVRAVLARATVLATGGGGQIYSITTNPPVATADGMAAAHRAGAEMKHMEFVQFHPSTRTSHVYLDLRHHDAGFVKERFPRIYSTCLTYDVDITGDLIPVSPAAHYMMGGVRTDTQGATTAQGLLAAGEVACTGIHGANRLASNSLLEGLVYGARAGASAVKSNATAPEPPLELSAPVRTIPQHDEIRGRLRRLMWEKVGIIRCGESLTHALDELALWEFILTNTYATRRELELKNMLETALLITRGALKRKESVGAHYRTDSPKGEPGAFPCPAG
- the yrfG gene encoding GMP/IMP nucleotidase, yielding MKEIPLREIDWILLDLDGTLLDRYFDDYFWEHLVPERYAEKHDMTFGRAREILLSTYRRHERTLKWTDVDFWSRELDLDIPALKEQIRHLIEVHPHVENFLAAMKREGKHVHLLTNAHYKSVDLKFRKTGIGHYFDSVVTSNEIGAPKEQQEFWRRAEKRVGFQKERSLFVDDSETILRAARDYGVRYLLLKGRASSREGPRVSAEFPFIRDFNELLASRARPAAT
- a CDS encoding M28 family peptidase, which codes for MADELQSRLEAHVRFLAGEVGVRSYDLPGRLDRAADYIEEAMRAVGLQVTRQPFRYGKQTFYNVIGEAPGELPAGEGFYVVGAHYDTVQGSPGADDNASGVAGMLELARLTAERPLRRAMRFVGFSLEEPPVFRSSRMGSMAYAQSLREEAAPVLGMVSLEMIGYYCHLKGCQFYPLRLFRLFFPRQGDFIAFVGDVASRRFTRQMKALFAEHCALPAECLNAVRAVPGVDFSDHYSFWKNGYRAFMVTDTAFYRNPYYHAPGDTPDTLDYARMAEVVRGLYKAFEGGQPPF